One window of Paenibacillus albicereus genomic DNA carries:
- a CDS encoding GNAT family N-acetyltransferase, producing MELRKSETEDEGFLYELYASVREEEMRLWGFSKPEREAFLRMQWTMQARSYGLQAPDADSLLICIGGRRIGRMLVHRAGSFVRLMDIALLPENRGQGIGTQALRRLMGECGASGKPLLLSVNPINPALALYERLGFSPQRKTETCWELSWQPPIPK from the coding sequence ATGGAGCTGCGCAAGTCGGAGACGGAAGACGAGGGCTTCCTGTACGAGCTCTACGCCTCGGTCCGCGAGGAGGAGATGCGGCTGTGGGGCTTCAGCAAGCCGGAGCGGGAAGCCTTTTTGCGGATGCAATGGACGATGCAGGCCCGCTCTTACGGGCTGCAGGCTCCGGACGCCGACTCGCTCCTGATCTGCATCGGCGGCAGGCGGATCGGCCGGATGCTCGTGCACCGGGCCGGGAGCTTTGTCCGCCTGATGGACATCGCCTTGCTGCCGGAAAATCGGGGTCAAGGCATCGGCACACAGGCGCTGCGGCGGCTGATGGGCGAATGCGGCGCAAGCGGCAAGCCTTTGCTCCTCTCGGTCAACCCGATCAACCCCGCGCTGGCGCTCTACGAGCGGCTTGGATTCTCGCCGCAGCGCAAGACGGAGACGTGCTGGGAGCTTTCCTGGCAGCCTCCTATTCCAAAGTAG
- a CDS encoding adenosylhomocysteinase produces MSMKAKEASIVADRGLAAEGKLKIDWVQAHMPVLNQIREQFEKEQPFKGLKVSICLHLEAKTAYLAKVVQAGGAEVTITGSNPLSTQDDVCAALVEDGITVFAKYDPHPQEFKELMVRALESKPDLIIDDGGDFATILHGERPDLMEKLRGGAEETTTGIIKLKALQKEGALKFPMVAVNDAYCKHLFDNRYGTGQSAWDGFIRTTNLIVTGKTVVVVGYGWCGKGVAMRAKGLGANVIVTEVDAIKAVEAHMDGFQVMPMVEAAKHGDMFVTVTGNKYVINGEHYPHMKNGAILANAGHFDVEFSKPDLAAVAKEIRTVRKNIEEYRLHDGRSIYVLAEGRLVNLAAGDGHPAEIMDMTFALQAVALKYVNDNYRELGPGVVSVPYELDERVARTKLEALGIRIDALTEDQKQYLDSWSS; encoded by the coding sequence ATGAGCATGAAGGCAAAGGAAGCGAGCATCGTGGCCGATAGAGGCCTCGCGGCGGAAGGCAAGCTGAAGATCGACTGGGTGCAGGCGCATATGCCGGTGCTGAACCAGATTCGGGAGCAGTTCGAGAAGGAGCAGCCGTTCAAGGGGCTGAAGGTCTCGATTTGCCTGCACCTGGAGGCGAAGACGGCCTATCTGGCGAAGGTCGTCCAGGCCGGCGGCGCGGAAGTGACGATTACCGGCAGCAACCCGCTGTCCACGCAAGACGACGTATGCGCGGCTCTTGTCGAGGACGGCATCACGGTATTCGCCAAGTACGACCCCCATCCGCAGGAGTTCAAGGAGCTCATGGTGCGGGCGCTGGAGAGCAAGCCGGACCTCATCATCGACGACGGCGGCGACTTCGCCACGATCCTGCACGGCGAACGGCCGGACCTGATGGAGAAGCTGCGCGGAGGCGCGGAAGAGACGACGACCGGCATCATCAAGCTCAAGGCGCTGCAAAAGGAAGGCGCGCTCAAGTTTCCGATGGTCGCCGTCAACGACGCCTACTGCAAGCATCTGTTCGACAACCGCTACGGCACCGGACAGTCGGCCTGGGACGGCTTCATCCGCACGACGAACCTGATCGTGACCGGCAAGACCGTCGTCGTCGTCGGCTACGGCTGGTGCGGCAAAGGCGTCGCGATGCGCGCCAAAGGGCTCGGAGCGAACGTCATCGTCACCGAGGTGGATGCGATCAAGGCTGTCGAAGCCCACATGGACGGCTTCCAGGTGATGCCGATGGTCGAGGCGGCCAAGCACGGCGACATGTTCGTCACCGTGACCGGCAACAAGTACGTCATCAACGGCGAGCACTATCCCCACATGAAAAACGGAGCGATCCTCGCCAACGCAGGCCACTTCGACGTGGAGTTCAGCAAGCCGGACCTGGCCGCTGTTGCCAAAGAAATCCGCACGGTGCGCAAGAACATCGAGGAGTACCGGCTGCATGACGGCCGCTCCATCTATGTCCTCGCCGAAGGCCGCCTGGTCAACCTCGCCGCCGGCGACGGCCATCCGGCCGAGATCATGGACATGACGTTCGCGCTGCAAGCGGTCGCGCTCAAGTATGTCAACGACAACTACCGGGAGCTCGGTCCGGGCGTCGTCAGCGTTCCGTACGAGCTCGACGAGCGCGTGGCCCGCACGAAGCTCGAAGCGCTCGGCATCCGCATCGATGCGCTTACCGAAGACCAGAAGCAGTACCTGGACAGCTGGTCGTCGTAG
- the bshC gene encoding bacillithiol biosynthesis cysteine-adding enzyme BshC, whose product MDIVRMELPFGQPLADAYIGRRDSALEALFGYHPADGLSWRRRLDYLKGSADRRAGSTELAGALRAFQQPLGLSEPAERNLERLADGAPVVVGGQQAVLWTGPLMILYKAVTIVQAARAASERLGVPVVPVFWIAGEDHDWDEACLACLPSPLDAPGLRRLAVPRPSGAATSVSRTRLSAGAVEAALAELEAGLADTPFKPELLRSLRARAAGCGTLTELFAAMLSDLFADEGLLLADADHPALRRLEGPMFRRLAESSGPLAEAYAASSRRVEALGYAAQAEAAEDAANLFLFAEAPRAGERLLLQRAGGRFRDRRGLVSLTESELLELAESQPERLSNNVLTRPLMQDYLFPVLSTVLGPGEIAYWAQTSGGFEHLGMQMPIVTPRLSFTLLEPHAAKTMARYSLELEQVAAGLGGVKAELLDRQGAEDIRKSFGQALQAMREAYLPALAVAAGQERGLELLGRTNWERIAREIGYMEAKTLQALENRERAELDRLTGLELSAAPEGRPQERVLASVYFMNRYGRGWLDRLLAEPYEPCAEHGVMRLG is encoded by the coding sequence ATGGACATCGTTCGAATGGAGCTGCCTTTCGGGCAGCCCCTTGCAGATGCATATATAGGGCGCCGCGACTCCGCTTTGGAAGCGCTGTTCGGCTACCATCCGGCGGACGGGCTCTCCTGGCGCAGGCGGCTCGATTATTTGAAAGGCTCGGCCGATCGGCGCGCCGGCAGCACCGAGCTGGCCGGCGCGCTGCGGGCGTTCCAGCAGCCGCTTGGCCTCTCGGAGCCGGCCGAGAGGAATTTGGAGCGGCTCGCGGACGGCGCGCCTGTCGTCGTCGGCGGGCAGCAGGCCGTGCTGTGGACCGGTCCGCTCATGATCCTTTACAAAGCCGTGACGATCGTGCAGGCCGCGCGGGCCGCTTCCGAGCGGCTCGGGGTGCCGGTCGTGCCGGTGTTCTGGATCGCGGGCGAGGATCATGATTGGGACGAGGCCTGCCTCGCCTGCCTGCCGTCGCCCTTGGACGCTCCCGGCCTCCGGAGGCTCGCCGTGCCGCGGCCGTCCGGCGCGGCGACGTCGGTCAGCCGCACCCGGCTCTCCGCCGGAGCCGTCGAGGCGGCGCTCGCCGAGCTGGAGGCGGGACTTGCGGACACGCCGTTCAAGCCGGAGCTGCTGCGCTCGCTGCGCGCCCGGGCGGCCGGCTGCGGGACGCTGACCGAGCTGTTCGCGGCGATGCTGTCGGATTTGTTCGCGGACGAGGGCCTGCTGCTCGCCGACGCGGACCATCCGGCGCTCCGCAGGCTGGAGGGGCCGATGTTCCGCCGCCTGGCGGAATCATCCGGCCCGCTCGCCGAGGCGTACGCCGCTTCGAGCCGCCGGGTGGAGGCGCTCGGCTATGCGGCTCAGGCCGAAGCGGCGGAGGACGCGGCCAACCTGTTCTTGTTCGCGGAGGCGCCGCGAGCCGGCGAGCGCCTGCTGCTGCAGCGGGCCGGCGGCCGCTTCCGTGACCGCCGCGGCCTGGTATCGCTGACGGAGTCCGAGCTGCTGGAGCTGGCGGAGTCTCAGCCGGAGAGGCTGAGCAACAACGTGCTCACCCGCCCGCTCATGCAGGATTACTTGTTCCCGGTGCTCTCTACCGTGCTGGGGCCAGGCGAGATCGCATACTGGGCGCAGACATCCGGTGGTTTCGAGCATCTCGGCATGCAGATGCCCATCGTCACGCCGCGGCTGAGCTTCACGCTGCTGGAGCCGCATGCGGCCAAGACGATGGCCCGCTACTCGCTGGAGCTGGAGCAGGTCGCTGCCGGTCTCGGCGGCGTCAAGGCCGAGCTGCTTGACCGGCAGGGCGCGGAGGACATCCGCAAGAGCTTCGGGCAGGCGCTGCAGGCGATGCGCGAGGCGTACTTGCCCGCGCTGGCGGTGGCCGCCGGACAGGAGCGCGGCCTGGAGCTGCTCGGCCGGACCAACTGGGAGCGGATCGCGCGCGAGATCGGCTACATGGAGGCCAAGACGCTGCAAGCGCTCGAGAACCGCGAGCGCGCGGAGCTGGACCGGCTGACCGGGCTCGAGCTTTCGGCCGCGCCGGAAGGCCGCCCTCAAGAGCGGGTGCTGGCGTCGGTTTATTTCATGAACCGCTATGGCCGCGGCTGGCTCGACCGGCTGCTGGCGGAGCCGTACGAGCCCTGCGCCGAGCACGGCGTCATGCGGTTAGGATAG
- a CDS encoding DUF3397 domain-containing protein, producing MKPLFLWESLKTIYAVLAAVPFLPFAAVYFGSRLLAGDKDRSFRLAMDVTTLLLIGCVAVLFNRVFSTTFGLYGILLLMLLGGGFIGNLQHRRRGKVDAAKAFRAVWRAGFFVMSLLYVLLMATGITQHMLGL from the coding sequence GTGAAGCCTTTGTTCCTATGGGAAAGCTTGAAGACGATCTATGCCGTGCTGGCCGCGGTGCCGTTCCTGCCGTTCGCGGCCGTCTATTTCGGCAGCCGCCTGCTGGCGGGCGACAAGGACCGGTCGTTCCGGCTGGCGATGGATGTCACGACGCTGCTGCTCATCGGCTGCGTCGCGGTGCTGTTCAACCGCGTCTTCTCCACTACGTTCGGCTTGTACGGCATCCTGCTCCTGATGCTGCTCGGAGGCGGTTTCATCGGCAACCTCCAGCATCGCCGACGCGGCAAGGTCGATGCGGCCAAAGCGTTCCGGGCCGTGTGGAGAGCGGGCTTTTTCGTCATGAGCCTCCTCTACGTGCTGCTGATGGCGACGGGCATCACGCAGCATATGCTGGGGCTGTAG
- a CDS encoding ketopantoate reductase family protein, with protein MRIDLIGGGAVGLLYGSRLALGGAQVRMLTRGREQAGLLAREGIRLTGRADAAEGAPAAVAEVEALSLADAAAAEAAAGGRAGRWHVLAVKQTAIGPELLELLAALLRPGDGLLCLQNGIGHLERLAKALPEVRLYAGVTSEGALRAGAREVVHTGEGELHYGPAPGSAAAGLAEDALLGGWRQALRQAGIAAFLSNDVEDRICRKLLLNAVINPLTALLDLPNGRLPEHPQGGRLMKALHAESLAILVRSGFAATGEEWERLLDVCRRTAANTSSMLADVRAGRPTEIDSINGELARLAARHGMPAPLNEAAAALVHALE; from the coding sequence ATGAGGATCGATCTGATCGGCGGAGGTGCCGTGGGCCTGCTGTACGGCTCCAGGCTGGCGCTCGGAGGCGCGCAGGTGCGGATGCTGACGCGCGGCAGGGAGCAGGCCGGGCTGCTGGCGAGGGAAGGCATCCGCCTGACCGGACGGGCGGACGCTGCCGAGGGCGCCCCGGCCGCCGTCGCCGAGGTCGAGGCGCTGTCGCTGGCCGATGCGGCTGCTGCCGAGGCGGCTGCGGGAGGGCGCGCAGGCCGCTGGCATGTGCTGGCCGTCAAGCAGACGGCGATCGGGCCGGAGCTGCTCGAGCTGCTGGCGGCGCTTCTGAGGCCGGGCGACGGCCTGCTCTGCCTGCAGAACGGAATCGGACATCTCGAGCGGCTCGCCAAGGCGCTGCCGGAGGTTCGCCTTTACGCCGGCGTGACGAGCGAGGGGGCGCTGCGGGCCGGCGCCCGCGAGGTCGTCCATACCGGCGAAGGGGAGCTGCATTACGGCCCGGCGCCCGGTTCCGCGGCAGCGGGCCTTGCGGAGGACGCGCTGCTCGGCGGCTGGCGGCAGGCGCTGCGGCAGGCAGGAATCGCGGCGTTTCTGTCGAATGACGTGGAAGATCGCATCTGCCGGAAGCTTCTCCTGAACGCCGTCATCAATCCGCTCACCGCGCTGCTCGACCTGCCGAACGGCCGCCTGCCCGAGCACCCGCAGGGCGGGCGCCTGATGAAGGCGCTGCACGCCGAGAGCCTTGCGATCCTCGTTCGGTCGGGCTTCGCCGCGACGGGCGAGGAATGGGAGCGGCTGCTCGACGTATGCCGCAGGACGGCTGCCAATACGTCTTCGATGCTGGCCGACGTTCGGGCGGGACGGCCGACGGAGATCGACAGCATCAACGGGGAGCTGGCGCGCCTGGCGGCCCGGCACGGCATGCCGGCTCCGCTGAACGAGGCGGCCGCGGCGCTGGTGCATGCGCTCGAATGA
- a CDS encoding RsfA family transcriptional regulator: protein MTAVRQDAWSPEDDLILAEVTLRHIREGGTQLGAFEEVGERISRTPAACGFRWNSCVRKRYEEAIQLAKQQRQKRNYLKKQTAVASHVSAVAEHDVRPSRTEDSAFGEDTIAIEAVIRYLKQWKSTYSDLQRQISRLEKELKLRDDELSGLRELNHKLSSDANHAQLDYQSVNDDYKMLIQIMDRARRMTVLNEEEEARPRFKMDASGNLERIE, encoded by the coding sequence ATGACAGCAGTCAGGCAAGATGCATGGAGCCCGGAGGACGACTTGATCCTCGCCGAGGTGACGCTGAGACATATTCGGGAAGGGGGAACCCAGCTCGGAGCCTTCGAGGAGGTCGGAGAGCGGATATCCCGCACTCCCGCGGCATGCGGCTTCCGCTGGAACAGCTGCGTGCGCAAACGGTACGAGGAAGCGATCCAGCTCGCCAAGCAGCAGCGGCAGAAACGGAATTATTTGAAGAAGCAGACGGCGGTCGCCTCGCATGTCTCCGCCGTGGCGGAGCACGATGTCCGTCCGAGCCGAACGGAGGACTCCGCTTTCGGCGAAGACACGATCGCCATCGAGGCCGTCATCCGGTATTTGAAGCAGTGGAAATCGACGTACAGCGATCTGCAGCGGCAAATCAGCCGGCTCGAGAAGGAGCTCAAGCTCCGGGACGACGAGCTGTCCGGCTTGCGCGAGCTGAACCACAAGCTGTCGAGCGACGCGAACCATGCCCAGCTCGATTACCAGTCGGTGAACGACGATTACAAGATGCTGATCCAGATCATGGATCGGGCTCGGCGGATGACGGTCCTGAACGAGGAAGAAGAAGCCCGTCCTCGGTTCAAGATGGACGCGAGCGGCAATTTGGAGCGGATCGAGTAA
- a CDS encoding DUF2626 family protein yields MARMFRVLGFWCLVIALMAFAGQMTEFSLLFFFQAIAFFFLGYLNFTERTYILMFWAYMILTFLGFSYWTIFEMDLPF; encoded by the coding sequence ATGGCGCGCATGTTTCGCGTACTCGGCTTCTGGTGTCTGGTAATCGCCCTCATGGCATTTGCAGGACAAATGACCGAGTTTTCGCTGCTGTTTTTCTTCCAGGCTATCGCCTTCTTCTTCCTGGGCTACCTGAACTTCACGGAGCGGACGTACATACTGATGTTCTGGGCCTACATGATCTTGACCTTCCTGGGCTTCAGCTACTGGACCATCTTCGAGATGGACCTTCCGTTCTGA
- a CDS encoding type 2 periplasmic-binding domain-containing protein: MILPGAVVLCALLLLVQEGPSPVSLLPQPADQPSGGIDRPQDGSGESREARLRVSVSLGPEALAALESITEEWESLHPQWQAELIAVDAAGERGSEAGAQPADIRLLSNRDSLRWASAGKLLPADGLVPQDGGSASAAEASPFAQELRWRGYAWGTPAYADPPVLIWSREALHAAGWSKPPAAWAELERLRAQAPERAAAAIPSADGVHALAWLARWHGEGAPLDPARLEASVLPRPAPLQAPDLTAAGSAAAAVELVRGGGSFSAVVPLSYYRSYGLGSEFVADESLSAAAPLSARGGYGYVIASDTEFPAAAGSWIAAATARSAQERLREAGGLLPANPGLYAAAEGAEAGLPLSIWKQAIFPEEGSSGKPELGRLLPFEPLWAAYGASAGAMSPHQLAQAWKQSIEGSS; this comes from the coding sequence ATGATTCTGCCCGGCGCCGTCGTCTTATGCGCGCTGCTGCTGCTCGTTCAGGAAGGACCTTCCCCGGTTTCGCTGCTTCCGCAGCCGGCGGACCAGCCTTCGGGAGGAATCGACCGCCCGCAGGACGGCAGCGGAGAGAGCCGAGAGGCAAGGCTGCGTGTAAGCGTTTCCCTCGGTCCGGAGGCGCTTGCGGCCTTGGAGAGCATCACGGAGGAATGGGAGAGCCTTCATCCCCAGTGGCAGGCCGAGCTCATCGCGGTGGATGCCGCAGGGGAACGAGGCTCGGAAGCAGGCGCGCAGCCCGCCGACATCCGGCTGCTTTCGAACCGCGACAGCCTGCGCTGGGCTTCGGCGGGCAAGCTGCTTCCGGCGGACGGCCTCGTGCCACAAGACGGCGGCTCGGCCTCGGCTGCGGAGGCGAGTCCGTTCGCTCAGGAGCTCCGCTGGCGCGGCTATGCTTGGGGGACTCCGGCCTATGCGGATCCTCCTGTGCTGATCTGGAGCCGCGAGGCGCTGCATGCGGCCGGCTGGAGCAAGCCGCCCGCAGCCTGGGCCGAGCTGGAGCGGCTGCGGGCGCAGGCGCCGGAGCGCGCGGCGGCGGCGATTCCTTCTGCCGACGGCGTTCATGCGCTCGCTTGGCTGGCGCGCTGGCACGGGGAAGGCGCGCCGCTCGATCCGGCTCGGCTGGAGGCGTCCGTGCTGCCCCGGCCGGCGCCTCTGCAAGCGCCGGACCTCACGGCTGCCGGAAGCGCTGCGGCCGCCGTCGAGCTCGTTCGCGGAGGAGGCAGCTTCTCGGCGGTCGTGCCCTTGTCGTATTATCGCAGCTATGGCCTGGGCTCGGAGTTCGTGGCCGATGAGAGCCTCTCTGCCGCCGCCCCTCTGTCCGCGCGGGGCGGGTATGGCTACGTGATCGCTTCCGATACGGAGTTTCCGGCCGCCGCCGGGTCCTGGATCGCGGCCGCGACCGCTCGCAGCGCCCAAGAGCGCTTGCGCGAGGCGGGCGGCCTGCTTCCGGCCAATCCCGGCTTGTATGCGGCTGCAGAAGGCGCCGAGGCGGGCTTGCCTCTTTCCATCTGGAAGCAGGCGATTTTTCCAGAGGAGGGATCGAGCGGGAAGCCCGAGCTTGGCCGCTTGCTTCCGTTCGAGCCGCTGTGGGCGGCCTATGGAGCTTCTGCCGGCGCGATGAGTCCGCATCAGCTGGCCCAGGCTTGGAAGCAGTCGATCGAGGGTTCGTCCTAA
- a CDS encoding PhoH family protein, with protein sequence MTKIFVLDTNVLLHDPQAIFSFDDNEVIIPAVVLEEIDSKKRLADELGRNARHVSRLLDGLRENGRLHEGIATPRGGVLRVELNHRSFVRVQEMFGEMSNDNRILAVALNYHMEEEEKGSKRDVVLVSKDVLVRIKADVLGLQAEDYLSDRVAEPSDVYTGTATLFVHPSVIDEFYSYRFLSVKSLQLSSRLHPNEFIILRDELGTSKSALLKVSQDGARLEPLYMSNDPVWGITARNAQQRMALELLLSDDIPLVTLTGKAGTGKTLLALAAGLLKIEDEHKYKKLLIARPVVPMGKDIGYLPGEKEEKLRPWMQPIYDNLEFLFDTKKSGDIDKILMGLGSIQVEALTYIRGRSIPGQFIIIDEAQNLSRHEVKTIVSRVGEGSKIVLMGDPEQIDHPYLDSMSNGLSYIVESFKKEGLSGHINLEKGERSKLAQLAADLL encoded by the coding sequence ATGACAAAAATCTTCGTATTGGATACGAATGTGCTGCTTCATGATCCGCAGGCGATCTTTTCGTTCGACGACAACGAGGTCATCATCCCGGCGGTCGTGCTCGAGGAGATCGATTCCAAGAAAAGGCTGGCGGATGAGCTCGGGCGCAACGCCCGCCATGTCTCGAGGCTGCTTGACGGGCTGAGGGAAAACGGCCGTCTCCACGAAGGCATCGCGACTCCGCGCGGCGGCGTGCTGCGCGTCGAGCTCAACCATCGGAGCTTTGTCCGCGTTCAGGAAATGTTCGGGGAGATGTCGAACGACAACCGCATCCTCGCCGTCGCCCTGAATTACCATATGGAAGAAGAAGAGAAGGGCTCGAAGCGCGATGTCGTGCTCGTGAGCAAGGACGTGCTGGTGCGCATCAAGGCGGACGTGCTCGGCCTGCAGGCGGAGGACTACCTGTCCGACCGCGTCGCGGAGCCGTCCGACGTCTACACCGGTACGGCGACGCTGTTCGTCCATCCTTCGGTCATCGACGAGTTCTACTCCTACCGCTTCCTCAGCGTCAAGAGCCTGCAGCTGAGCTCCAGGCTCCATCCGAACGAGTTCATCATCCTGCGCGACGAGCTGGGCACGTCCAAGAGCGCGCTGCTCAAAGTGAGCCAGGACGGCGCGAGGCTGGAGCCGCTCTACATGAGCAACGATCCCGTATGGGGCATCACGGCGCGCAACGCCCAGCAGCGCATGGCGCTCGAGCTGCTGCTCAGCGACGACATTCCGCTCGTCACCCTCACCGGCAAGGCCGGCACCGGCAAGACGCTGCTCGCGCTGGCCGCCGGACTGCTCAAGATCGAAGACGAGCATAAGTACAAGAAGCTGCTCATCGCGCGCCCGGTCGTGCCGATGGGCAAGGATATCGGCTACTTGCCCGGGGAGAAGGAGGAGAAGCTGCGGCCGTGGATGCAGCCCATCTACGACAACCTGGAGTTCCTGTTCGACACCAAGAAGTCCGGCGACATCGACAAGATCCTGATGGGGCTCGGCAGCATCCAGGTCGAGGCGCTCACCTACATCCGCGGCCGCTCGATTCCAGGGCAGTTCATCATCATCGACGAAGCGCAGAACCTGAGCCGGCATGAGGTCAAGACGATCGTCTCGCGCGTCGGAGAAGGCAGCAAGATCGTGCTTATGGGCGATCCCGAGCAGATCGACCATCCTTATCTCGATTCGATGAGCAACGGCCTGTCTTATATCGTGGAGAGCTTCAAGAAGGAAGGGCTGAGCGGGCATATCAACCTGGAAAAGGGAGAACGCTCCAAGCTGGCCCAGCTGGCGGCGGACCTGCTTTAA
- a CDS encoding YhcN/YlaJ family sporulation lipoprotein, whose translation MRKWLLSAALLCLAIAGCGTAATRDAAPPSAGGAAVRSQQTHAEGEKTIGSAQAAKRLEELASRVEGVEKAHCVLAGKTAVVGIDVGGSVERSKVGTIKYAVAQALREDPLGVNAVVTADMDVNRRLAELGEDIRAGRPIQGFAEEMADLIGRVMPQLPSEVLPLPESNRVQPAASPGRP comes from the coding sequence ATGAGAAAATGGCTGCTTTCTGCTGCGTTGCTTTGCTTGGCGATTGCCGGCTGCGGCACGGCCGCAACCCGCGATGCCGCCCCTCCTTCTGCCGGCGGTGCGGCGGTGCGCTCCCAACAGACCCATGCGGAAGGCGAGAAGACGATCGGTTCCGCCCAGGCCGCCAAACGGCTGGAGGAGCTGGCTTCACGAGTCGAAGGCGTGGAGAAGGCGCATTGCGTCCTTGCCGGAAAAACGGCTGTGGTCGGCATCGACGTCGGCGGCAGCGTGGAGCGCTCCAAAGTCGGCACGATCAAGTATGCCGTCGCGCAAGCGCTGCGCGAAGATCCGCTCGGCGTAAATGCCGTCGTCACGGCAGACATGGACGTAAACCGACGGCTCGCGGAGCTTGGAGAAGACATCCGCGCCGGCCGGCCGATCCAGGGCTTCGCCGAGGAGATGGCCGATCTGATCGGACGCGTCATGCCGCAGCTGCCAAGCGAGGTTCTTCCGTTGCCGGAATCGAACCGCGTGCAGCCGGCCGCTTCCCCCGGTCGCCCCTAG
- a CDS encoding LCP family protein produces MNRGNEYPSRGSRGEGRSGAPAGRRKGQAAKRKPKRVYWLRRLMTLLVLVLLAGAGFAAYLLYDANKALGQISSGAPAVPAASSVRTQPAAMLLMGLDTRGESGLLNTDVLMAAAFNPRTKSAVVVSIPRDARVPVKGYKQRKVNSYYAAFISNAKSKDKSISRQEAERQGKLGMKDAIGSYFDIPIDYAATINFQGFADVVDALGGVQVDVDMDMDYDDHAGQPGGTSIHLKKGVQKLNGEDALGFVRYRKSNDGTNMSSDFERNQRQEQVIGAMTSKLKSVPGFLRLGKVFGAVGDNMRTDMPESEIRAMLMAFFGIGSGDIEFIALTGDWRSPYVYVDDASLDKAKKALQAKLGE; encoded by the coding sequence ATGAATAGGGGAAACGAATATCCGTCTCGCGGTTCGCGCGGAGAGGGAAGGTCCGGCGCGCCTGCCGGAAGGCGCAAGGGACAAGCCGCGAAGCGCAAGCCGAAGCGGGTGTACTGGCTGCGGCGGCTGATGACGCTGCTCGTGCTCGTCCTGCTCGCGGGGGCCGGCTTCGCGGCTTATCTGCTGTACGACGCCAACAAGGCGCTCGGCCAGATCAGCAGCGGCGCTCCGGCCGTGCCTGCGGCGAGCTCGGTGCGCACGCAGCCGGCCGCGATGCTGCTGATGGGTCTGGATACGCGCGGAGAAAGCGGGCTGCTCAATACGGACGTGCTCATGGCGGCGGCGTTCAACCCGCGCACCAAAAGCGCCGTCGTCGTATCGATCCCTCGCGACGCGCGCGTCCCGGTCAAAGGCTACAAGCAGCGCAAAGTGAACAGCTATTATGCCGCTTTCATCAGCAACGCGAAATCGAAGGACAAGAGCATCAGCCGGCAGGAGGCGGAGCGGCAAGGCAAGCTCGGCATGAAGGATGCGATCGGCAGCTACTTCGACATTCCGATCGATTATGCCGCGACGATCAATTTCCAAGGCTTCGCGGATGTCGTCGACGCGCTCGGAGGCGTCCAGGTCGACGTCGACATGGATATGGATTACGACGACCACGCGGGGCAGCCGGGAGGCACGAGCATCCACCTCAAAAAGGGCGTCCAGAAGCTGAACGGCGAGGACGCGCTCGGCTTCGTCCGCTACCGCAAGTCCAACGACGGCACGAACATGAGCAGCGACTTCGAGCGCAACCAGCGCCAGGAGCAGGTCATCGGGGCGATGACGTCCAAGCTCAAGTCGGTGCCCGGCTTCCTGCGGCTCGGCAAGGTGTTCGGCGCGGTCGGCGACAACATGAGGACCGACATGCCGGAGTCGGAGATCCGGGCGATGCTCATGGCCTTCTTCGGCATCGGCAGCGGCGACATCGAGTTCATCGCGCTGACGGGCGATTGGCGCAGCCCCTACGTCTATGTGGATGACGCCTCCCTCGACAAAGCCAAAAAAGCGCTGCAGGCCAAACTGGGCGAATGA
- a CDS encoding YlaH-like family protein, with protein sequence MQEWLSDHPLVSYILILASVIYIFNKVFRPQQRLPLLKEILVYLMMAIGSAVLLVFQIDKLPIIQCMAVAVAMMLLLRVRQFNDRRMAKRQQQSDAGQS encoded by the coding sequence ATGCAGGAGTGGCTCAGCGACCATCCGCTTGTCTCGTATATCCTGATTCTGGCCAGCGTCATCTATATCTTCAATAAAGTATTCCGTCCCCAGCAACGGCTGCCGCTGCTCAAGGAGATTCTGGTCTATCTGATGATGGCGATCGGCTCGGCCGTGCTGCTCGTGTTCCAGATCGACAAGCTGCCGATCATCCAGTGCATGGCCGTCGCCGTCGCGATGATGCTGCTGCTGCGGGTGCGCCAGTTCAACGACCGCCGGATGGCGAAGCGCCAGCAGCAGAGCGACGCCGGCCAGAGCTGA